gttgagggttgtgacctttgaatcggtgcctatttcgtcatatgttcattttcggtttaaaccagaccgggtgggtcgtttggggttatttgggggcatttctatacttttttgggtttggtattttctaaaaactgtccttatctcttattagaagtgttgatgcgatgttgagggtcatgagattcgaatcgatacctatttcgatatatgttcattttcggtttaaaccagatcaggttggttgtttgtggttatttgagggcatttctgtacttttttgggcttgggattttctaaaaagtgtacttatcacttattcgacgtgtggatactatgttgagggtcgtgaccatcgaatcgatacctatttcgtcatatgttccctttcggtttaaaccagaccgggtgggtcatttggggatatttgggggcatttctgtacttttttgggcttgggaattttttaaaagtgtcattatctcttattagacgtgtgaatgcgatgttgagggtcgtgaccttcgaatcgatacctatttcaacatatgttcattttttgtttaaaccagaccgggtgggtcgtttggggttatttcggggcatttctgtagttttttgggtttgggattttctaaaaagtgtccttatcttttattaaatgtgtggatgcgatgttgacggtcgtgaccttcgaatcgatacctattttgacaaatgttcattttcggtttaaaccaaaccgggtgggtcgtttggagttatttcggggcatttctatatttttttgggtttgagattctctaaaaagtgtccttatccctcattagacgtgtggatgcgatgttgagggtcgtgaccttcgaatcgatacgtattttgacgtatgttcatttcctatccgaacctgaccgggtgtgtcgtttggacttatttgggtgcatttctatacatttttgggtttggaattttcttaaaagtatccttatgtgtggatacgatgttgagggttgtgacctgcgaatcgatacctatttcgacatatgttcattttcgatttaaaccaaaccgggtgggtcgtttggggttatttgggggcatttctgtacttttttgggtttgggattttctaaaaagtgtccttatctctaaattacagtgtggatgcgatgttgagggtcgtgaccttcgaatcgtcacctattttgacatatgttcgttttcggtttaaaccagaccgggtgggtcgttttgggttatttggcggcatttctgtacttttttgggtttagtattttcaaaaaagtgtccttatcacttattagatgtgtggatccgatgttgaaggtcgtgaccttcgaatcgatacctattttggcatatgtttatttttggtttaaaccagactggatgggtcgtttgggattatttgggggcatttctgtacttttatgggcttgggattttctaaaaagtgtccttctctcttattagacgtgtggatacgatgttgggagtcatgaccttcgaatcgatacctatttcgacgtatgttcattttcgatttaaaccaggcctgcttggtcgtttggggttatttgggggcatttctgtacttttttgggtttgggattctctaaaaagtgtccttatctcttattagacgtgtggaagcgatgttaagggttgtgaccttttttgtttttttttggataagtaggTATGATTgtataggaaaaagaaaaaaaggtgcAAAGAAGGCAATCCTTACCAGTCCCCCTTAGACAGGCCCATGGGAAGAGGGAGGACTCCAAAGACAAACTGAAGACAGACCCTCGGTAATACAGCCCAAAGAGAGGGGCAACTACTCACTGACAAGGGGGCCGAAGATAGGTTTTTTGATCTGCATCATCCCTGATCATATCCACTAACTCTGGCGGGAAATCCGAGGGGAAGAGGATTGATTCCCCATCTCCAGTGTCGAAGGCTGCCATAAAATCTGCTAGTCGATTCACCTCTCTCCAAACATGTCGAATCTCTTTACATTGTAATTGTTCAAGAAGTGAAACAATACGCCCTTTTAAAGCCTGCATGGTCCACGGGCAGCATATAGTCCCATTCAACATGTCCACCGCAAGCTTAGAATCAGATCTAATGGATACCCTACTAAAGTCATTTTGAATACACAAGGTTACCCCCCGTAATATGGCATGGAGCTCCATACCAAGAACAGAGTCAACATCACCCTTCCCAGCATAAGCCAATATAGCAGCCCCTGTGTCATCACGAATGAGCCCACCATAGGCAGCCCTATCAGTCGTCAAAGAACCATCACAGTGTAGGGCAATCATGTGTGCAGGGGGCCTGACCCAAGCACAGGTCTTTTGAGTGATAACCTTCCAGTCCACCCTAATCCCCCATTTTTCAACCAGGAACTGATTTCTCGGATTTTGGTAAACTGAAAAATGGAATGCAGCACACTTGGTAGTAACATCCAGCCTAATAGCATCAATGATCTGGTTATAGGACCTGGCTTTATTTCTAAACAATCTTTGATTGCGCTCCCACCATATATGATACACTGTAGCGCAGAAAGCCAACTTTGGAATAATATCCAACTTGTCATTGGTACAGCCAACAAAGGACAGCCAATCAATCACGTCCATGAGAGTGGAGGGCCCCCCACCCCTTTGTGAGCAAATAGAACTAATTTTCCCCCAAATGCTACTGGAAAATGGGCAATTAAAGAAGAGGTGCTCATGGTTTTCTACTACTGCTCAACAAAATACACAATTCGGTCCAACCATAATGCTTCTTTTTATGAGCTGATCTTTGGTGGGAAGGGCCCCCATGAGGCAtctccaggtagtacaagaTTGCCTAGGAAAGTTTTCGGCAAACCAAACAAACTTACTCCAGCCCACCTTAGTAGAAGGCCTCCTAATAGTATCCCAAGCAGATTTGGTGGTAAAAAGATCATTGGGGGTTTTCTTCCAAACAATGAGGTCATCCCCACCATTCAAGAGAGGCACACGATGCATATCTCCCCAAACAGTAATCAGGTCAAAGGAACCATAGGCAGTTGGGTGCCAAGCACCCCGTCTAATAATGTCCGAAACCAGGGCCATACGATGGGAACCTGCATCATACCTAATCTGGTCAccatatttttttatcaaaacccCTTGGGGGTGCCAATTATCAAGACAAAGTCGTGTTGAGTGACCAGACCCAATAATGTGATATATGTGGGGTTCAACCAAGTCTCTATACTTAAGGACCttacgccagacccaagaacaattttggggggttttcacagtccaaatggagtcttcCTTCAAGTAGCGGGTATAAACCCATCTAACCCAAAGGCTgtccttcttagaggcaatccaccagatttgcctAAGAATACCAGCAATCttcatatctgaaattctaCGGATTCCTAATCCACCTTcatccttaggtttgcaaattgTATCCCAAGAGACATAGTGTACCTTCCGTTCCAAAGAGGGCCATGTCCAGAAAAAGTTTGAGAACATGGATTCTAGCTTCCACTTAACCCCACTTGGGAGGCCAAATATTCCTGACCAATAgatgtagcagccttgaagcACCGAACTGAGAAGCTGCAGCCGGCCTGCAAAGGATAAAAATTGAGCCTTCCAACCATCAAGTCTTCGTCTCACTCGATCAAGAATAGCAGAGCAATCTGCCATAGAAAGCTTTCGATAGATaaggggaacaccaagatactATATAGGCAACTTGGTGTCCACAAAGTCtattaattccaaaagttgcagtctgccTGCTTGGGTAAGGCCTCCTACAATAATAGAAGACTTAGCTCTATTGagcttcaacccagagtaggtatgaaattCCTCCAGGGCCCCCAAGCAAGCCGAAATAGAATATGGTAcagccttcacaaaaatcatcaaatcgTCTGCGAATATGAGGTGAGAGAGATGAGAACTCTTACATCTAGGTAGTAGGCTGATCTGCCCTTCCAcatccaacttcctcatcaaggccGAGAACCCCTCCATGGCAATGGTAAACAGGTAAGGAGAAAGTGGATCTCCCTGCCTTAACCCTCTTCTACCTTGAAAATATCCAGTTGGGCTCCCATTTAATAAGATCGAAAAataggagtatcaacacaggcTTTCACCCATCCAAGGAATCTATCCGAAAACCCCATCCTTCCCATgatctcaaataaaaaaatcctgCTTAGGGAATCATAAGCCTTATGTAAGTCAATTTTCAACACTGCCGTCAGAGGAATCCCTTTCTGTTCAATGCCCCTTACCACATCATGGCAAACAAGAATATAATCCACAATTGACCACCCCTTGATGAAAGCCGACTGGGTGTCACTTACCACACTCCCAACAACCTCTTGCAACCTATTAGATAAAACTTTTGTGttgattttataaaataaattgTATAGGACTATTGGTCTATACCCGGCAAAAGAGGTGGCATCCTCAGTCTTTGGAATAAGGCTAATAAACATGGCATTAATAGAGCTGGGTAAAATAGACTTGGAGAACAACTTTACAGCCAGTGTAAGATCCTCTATAACAACCTCCCAAGAGTGCTTGAAGAAAGCCGCTCCAAACCCATCCGGCTCTGGTGCTTTGAATTCTTCAATGCAAACACCAACTCCCTGATTTCCTCATTAGAAACCTTACCAACTAGGTTCTCTTGCTGGGCGGAATTCAGTCCATATTGCAAAGGGACAGACTCGGGAAAGAAACCTCTATCATCCGCATCAACTCCGAACAGGTTCTTATAAAATGATACTGCCTCCTCTTTAATAAGATTTGGCTCTTTAATAACATCAACCCCTTCAGTTCGCACTTCTAAGATGTGATTCCGATTTTTCCTGCACACCATGGACTTATAAAAAAACCTATTATTCCCATCCAccaattgaatattttttacccttgatttctCTTTAAGGAATTTCTCTTCAATGCTCAAagcttcccataacttcattTTAGCATC
The genomic region above belongs to Telopea speciosissima isolate NSW1024214 ecotype Mountain lineage unplaced genomic scaffold, Tspe_v1 Tspe_v1.0464, whole genome shotgun sequence and contains:
- the LOC122648102 gene encoding uncharacterized protein LOC122648102; its protein translation is MDTLRSSEATFLPLGLSDHSPAVISILESVNFGPNPFRFFEAWIGREGFDEAVLNGWNRPVNLNPNPILRFAARLKNVKSELKKWNKESIGDVFLAVKNAESDLNNIQVNFAAHPNDLYLVAMESDAKMKLWEALSIEEKFLKEKSRVKNIQLVDGNNRFFYKSMVCRKNRNHILEVRTEGVDVIKEPNLIKEEAVSFYKNLFGVDADDRGFFPESVPLQYGLNSAQQENLVGKVSNEEIRELVFALKNSKHQSRMGLERLSSSTLGRLL